One segment of Alnus glutinosa chromosome 2, dhAlnGlut1.1, whole genome shotgun sequence DNA contains the following:
- the LOC133859991 gene encoding sister chromatid cohesion 1 protein 2 isoform X2 gives MFYSQCLLSSKGPLGAIWVAAYFFKKLKKAQVTETDISSSVDKILQDELNVVTYRVLAYLLLGVVRVYSKKVEYLFDDCHKVLVKINDFVVSTKDKAQVETLRAPYYSITLPERFELDAFDLEILDDVSGGNVVPHEEITLKDGAWKNEGIGQYSLDKYHYEEIAVFDSTYGTDFTLADNLLSSDPMDIDVEVSAFHNVTNLEARTENLQHKRFSKAECVDLEMFCEVEEEPADPFKSIGEDHQTKREQINVPLTAPFEDKIPGEASTGKHQDSRLSEEGCVNPATFCGTGGEPVDNANISGEGHQIDGERIKTLELGQSENKMHQVITKTYDLCDLETSMEKLRVDKFSQGECMDLDTFCGAKEEPPKLVRQYNAGHDNGSESIKFPNLTSSENRKCQSNIKERPPSIMLDGTPPSKFPDASVVTTPEFIPTPAARERARISRKRKCLIDETTVLPNVVLRQSIYDASDLVSKRKKPPHNALAVWKASRISILHQGFLEPLIPCISSELRSLFYTKKLKILESAETMDKPKKLDLPESPTVGGSEQIAESSTVDRSEQIAIAPETPVKHPTSIRSFESPNDAKNPNSEGVSPSSSFGIVEEQEPSPRKDQELDLCLMNEEIYSCGADNTELYGWSGRTRIAARYLHKNFLNRKKGREEEVMSLLRVLEGRTKKESAKLFYEILVLGTTGYVDVKQDNAYGDIQVQKLLKWDQICEADFL, from the exons ATAAAATTTTGCAAGATGAGCTGAATGTTGTTACATATAGAGTGCTGGCCTACCTCCTTCTAGGTGTTGTGAGAGTATACtcaaaaaaagttgaatatttgTTTGATGACTGCCACAAGGTGCTAGTAAAGATCAATGACTTTGTGGTTAGTACAAAAGATAAAGCACAAGTGGAAACCTTGCGCGCACCTTATTACTCTATTACTCTACCGGAAAGGTTTGAACTTGATGCTTTTGATCTAGAGATCCTTGATGATGTTAGTGG AGGTAATGTGGTGCCACATGAAGAGATCACACTGAAAG ATGGTGCATGGAAAAATGAGGGAATAGGGCAGTACTCTTTGGACAAG TATCATTATGAGGAGATTGCTGTCTTTGACAGTACCTACGGCACTGATTTCACTTTGGCTGACAA TCTTCTATCGTCCGACCCAATGGACATTGATGTGGAAGTAAGTGCATTTCATAATGTAACCAACTTAGAAGCACGAACAGAGAACCTTCAACACAAAAGGTTCTCCAAAGCAGAATGTGTTGATCTTGAAATGTTCTGTGAAGTTGAGGAAGAACCTGCAGATCCTTTTAAATCAATAGGTGAAGATCATCAGACTAAGAGAGAGCAGATAAACGTTCCATTAACGGCACCATTTGAAGACAAAATACCTGGAGAAGCAAGCACAGGGAAGCATCAAGACAGTAGGCTATCTGAAGAAGGATGTGTGAACCCTGCGACATTTTGTGGCACTGGCGGAGAACCTGTAGATAATGCTAATATATCTGGTGAAGGTCATCAAATTGATGGAGAGCGAATAAAGACTCTAGAATTGGGACAATCAGAAAACAAAATGCACCAGGTCATTACGAAAACTTATGATCTGTGCGACTTAGAAACAAGCATGGAGAAGCTTCGAGTTGATAAATTTTCTCAAGGAGAATGTATGGACCTTGATACGTTTTGTGGGGCCAAGGAGGAACCTCCAAAACTTGTTAGACAATATAATGCAGGGCATGATAATGGTTCAGAGTCAATAAAGTTTCCAAATCTGACATCATCAGAAAATAGGAAGTGTCAGAGTAATATTAAAGAGCGTCCACCGTCCATTATGCTTGATGGGACTCCTCCATCCAAGTTCCCAGATGCATCAG TTGTTACTACACCAGAGTTTATTCCTACACCAGCTGCTAGGGAGCGAGCTCGGAtttcaaggaaaagaaaatgtttaatTGATGAGACCACAGTGTTGCCCAATGT GGTACTTAGGCAGAGCATATATGATGCAAGTGATTTAGTTTCTAAACGAAAAAAACCTCCTCATAATGCTCTAGCTGTGTGGAAAGCTTCTCGAATTTCCATTCTCCACCAGGGCTTCTTAGAGCCTTTGATCCCTT GTATTTCATCAGAGCTTAGATCTCTCTTTTACAcaaagaaattgaagattctAGAATCTGCTGAAACTATGGACAAGCCTAAGAAGTTAGATTTGCCAGAATCTCCAACTGTGGGTGGATCAGAGCAAATTGCAGAATCTTCTACTGTGGACAGATCAGAGCAAATTGCTATTGCTCCAGAAACACCTGTTAAGCATCCAACATCAATAAGATCATTTGAAAGTCCAAACGATGCCAAAAATCCTAACTCAGAGGGAGTAAgtccttcaagttcatttggAATTGTTGAGGAACAAGAGCCATCTCCACGCAAGGATCAAGAACTTGATCTGTGTCTAATGAATGAG GAGATATATTCATGTGGAGCAGATAACACGGAACTCT ATGGATGGTCAGGCAGAACCAG AATAGCAGCAAGGTACttgcacaaaaatttcctaaatcGGAAAAAGGGAAGAGAGGAGGAAGTAATGAGCTTATTGAGGGTTTTGGAAGGAAGAACCAAGAAAGAAAGTGCAAAGCTATTCTATGAGATACTG GTGTTGGGGACTACAGGGTATGTGGATGTAAAGCAGGATAATGCTTATGGTGATATTCAAGTCCAGAAACTCCTGAAATGGGACCAAATTTGTGAAGCTGATTTTCTATGA
- the LOC133859991 gene encoding sister chromatid cohesion 1 protein 2 isoform X1, giving the protein MFYSQCLLSSKGPLGAIWVAAYFFKKLKKAQVTETDISSSVDKILQDELNVVTYRVLAYLLLGVVRVYSKKVEYLFDDCHKVLVKINDFVVSTKDKAQVETLRAPYYSITLPERFELDAFDLEILDDVSGGNVVPHEEITLKDGAWKNEGIGQYSLDKYHYEEIAVFDSTYGTDFTLADNLLSSDPMDIDVEVSAFHNVTNLEARTENLQHKRFSKAECVDLEMFCEVEEEPADPFKSIGEDHQTKREQINVPLTAPFEDKIPGEASTGKHQDSRLSEEGCVNPATFCGTGGEPVDNANISGEGHQIDGERIKTLELGQSENKMHQVITKTYDLCDLETSMEKLRVDKFSQGECMDLDTFCGAKEEPPKLVRQYNAGHDNGSESIKFPNLTSSENRKCQSNIKERPPSIMLDGTPPSKFPDASVVTTPEFIPTPAARERARISRKRKCLIDETTVLPNVVLRQSIYDASDLVSKRKKPPHNALAVWKASRISILHQGFLEPLIPCISSELRSLFYTKKLKILESAETMDKPKKLDLPESPTVGGSEQIAESSTVDRSEQIAIAPETPVKHPTSIRSFESPNDAKNPNSEGVSPSSSFGIVEEQEPSPRKDQELDLCLMNESVLSQEIYSCGADNTELYGWSGRTRIAARYLHKNFLNRKKGREEEVMSLLRVLEGRTKKESAKLFYEILVLGTTGYVDVKQDNAYGDIQVQKLLKWDQICEADFL; this is encoded by the exons ATAAAATTTTGCAAGATGAGCTGAATGTTGTTACATATAGAGTGCTGGCCTACCTCCTTCTAGGTGTTGTGAGAGTATACtcaaaaaaagttgaatatttgTTTGATGACTGCCACAAGGTGCTAGTAAAGATCAATGACTTTGTGGTTAGTACAAAAGATAAAGCACAAGTGGAAACCTTGCGCGCACCTTATTACTCTATTACTCTACCGGAAAGGTTTGAACTTGATGCTTTTGATCTAGAGATCCTTGATGATGTTAGTGG AGGTAATGTGGTGCCACATGAAGAGATCACACTGAAAG ATGGTGCATGGAAAAATGAGGGAATAGGGCAGTACTCTTTGGACAAG TATCATTATGAGGAGATTGCTGTCTTTGACAGTACCTACGGCACTGATTTCACTTTGGCTGACAA TCTTCTATCGTCCGACCCAATGGACATTGATGTGGAAGTAAGTGCATTTCATAATGTAACCAACTTAGAAGCACGAACAGAGAACCTTCAACACAAAAGGTTCTCCAAAGCAGAATGTGTTGATCTTGAAATGTTCTGTGAAGTTGAGGAAGAACCTGCAGATCCTTTTAAATCAATAGGTGAAGATCATCAGACTAAGAGAGAGCAGATAAACGTTCCATTAACGGCACCATTTGAAGACAAAATACCTGGAGAAGCAAGCACAGGGAAGCATCAAGACAGTAGGCTATCTGAAGAAGGATGTGTGAACCCTGCGACATTTTGTGGCACTGGCGGAGAACCTGTAGATAATGCTAATATATCTGGTGAAGGTCATCAAATTGATGGAGAGCGAATAAAGACTCTAGAATTGGGACAATCAGAAAACAAAATGCACCAGGTCATTACGAAAACTTATGATCTGTGCGACTTAGAAACAAGCATGGAGAAGCTTCGAGTTGATAAATTTTCTCAAGGAGAATGTATGGACCTTGATACGTTTTGTGGGGCCAAGGAGGAACCTCCAAAACTTGTTAGACAATATAATGCAGGGCATGATAATGGTTCAGAGTCAATAAAGTTTCCAAATCTGACATCATCAGAAAATAGGAAGTGTCAGAGTAATATTAAAGAGCGTCCACCGTCCATTATGCTTGATGGGACTCCTCCATCCAAGTTCCCAGATGCATCAG TTGTTACTACACCAGAGTTTATTCCTACACCAGCTGCTAGGGAGCGAGCTCGGAtttcaaggaaaagaaaatgtttaatTGATGAGACCACAGTGTTGCCCAATGT GGTACTTAGGCAGAGCATATATGATGCAAGTGATTTAGTTTCTAAACGAAAAAAACCTCCTCATAATGCTCTAGCTGTGTGGAAAGCTTCTCGAATTTCCATTCTCCACCAGGGCTTCTTAGAGCCTTTGATCCCTT GTATTTCATCAGAGCTTAGATCTCTCTTTTACAcaaagaaattgaagattctAGAATCTGCTGAAACTATGGACAAGCCTAAGAAGTTAGATTTGCCAGAATCTCCAACTGTGGGTGGATCAGAGCAAATTGCAGAATCTTCTACTGTGGACAGATCAGAGCAAATTGCTATTGCTCCAGAAACACCTGTTAAGCATCCAACATCAATAAGATCATTTGAAAGTCCAAACGATGCCAAAAATCCTAACTCAGAGGGAGTAAgtccttcaagttcatttggAATTGTTGAGGAACAAGAGCCATCTCCACGCAAGGATCAAGAACTTGATCTGTGTCTAATGAATGAG TCTGTTTTGTCTCAGGAGATATATTCATGTGGAGCAGATAACACGGAACTCT ATGGATGGTCAGGCAGAACCAG AATAGCAGCAAGGTACttgcacaaaaatttcctaaatcGGAAAAAGGGAAGAGAGGAGGAAGTAATGAGCTTATTGAGGGTTTTGGAAGGAAGAACCAAGAAAGAAAGTGCAAAGCTATTCTATGAGATACTG GTGTTGGGGACTACAGGGTATGTGGATGTAAAGCAGGATAATGCTTATGGTGATATTCAAGTCCAGAAACTCCTGAAATGGGACCAAATTTGTGAAGCTGATTTTCTATGA